A genome region from Tolypothrix sp. PCC 7712 includes the following:
- a CDS encoding phosphoglycerate kinase yields MSKKTLANLSATDVSGKRALVRVDFNVPVDDQGNITDDTRIRAALPTIQDLTQKGAKVILASHFGRPKGVDDKLRLTPVAKRLSELLGQEVIKTDDCIGDDVAAKVGALQNGQVLLLENVRFYKEEEKNDPEFAKKLASNADFYVNDAFGTAHRAHASTEGVTKFLSPSVAGYLVEKELQYLQNAIENPQRPLAAIIGGSKVSSKIGVIETLLEKCDKLIIGGGMIFTFYKARGLSVGKSLVEEDKLELAKSLEAKAKERGVTFLLPTDVVVADKFAPDANATTVSIDNIPADGMGLDIGPDSVKVFQDALADCKSVIWNGPMGVFEFDKFAVGTEAIAHTLADISKTGATTIIGGGDSVAAVEKVGLADQMSHISTGGGASLELLEGKILPGIAALDEA; encoded by the coding sequence GTGTCCAAAAAAACTTTAGCAAATTTATCTGCGACAGATGTATCTGGAAAACGTGCTTTAGTACGGGTGGATTTTAACGTACCTGTGGATGACCAAGGCAATATCACAGACGATACTCGGATTCGTGCCGCCCTGCCAACTATCCAAGATTTAACGCAGAAGGGAGCTAAGGTAATTCTAGCAAGCCATTTTGGTCGTCCCAAGGGCGTGGATGACAAATTGCGTTTGACTCCCGTTGCTAAACGGTTGTCGGAATTACTGGGTCAAGAAGTTATTAAAACAGACGATTGTATCGGTGATGATGTTGCCGCTAAAGTCGGTGCTTTACAAAACGGGCAAGTGCTGCTGTTAGAAAATGTCCGCTTCTACAAGGAAGAAGAAAAAAACGACCCAGAATTTGCTAAAAAGTTGGCATCCAATGCTGATTTTTATGTAAATGATGCGTTTGGTACTGCCCACCGCGCCCATGCTTCTACTGAAGGTGTAACTAAATTCCTTAGCCCCTCTGTAGCTGGCTATTTGGTTGAAAAGGAATTGCAATATCTGCAAAATGCGATTGAAAATCCCCAACGTCCTTTAGCAGCAATTATTGGTGGTTCCAAGGTTTCTAGCAAAATTGGTGTAATTGAAACACTGCTAGAGAAGTGCGACAAACTCATCATCGGTGGTGGAATGATTTTCACCTTCTACAAAGCCCGTGGTTTGAGTGTTGGTAAGTCTCTAGTTGAAGAAGACAAGCTAGAACTAGCGAAATCTTTGGAAGCTAAGGCTAAAGAACGTGGCGTTACCTTCTTGTTACCCACAGATGTAGTAGTAGCAGATAAGTTCGCTCCTGATGCTAATGCTACAACTGTCAGCATCGACAACATCCCTGCTGATGGCATGGGTTTGGATATTGGCCCAGACTCAGTAAAAGTATTCCAAGACGCGCTTGCAGATTGCAAGTCAGTAATTTGGAACGGGCCAATGGGTGTGTTTGAGTTTGATAAATTTGCTGTAGGTACAGAAGCGATCGCTCATACCCTCGCTGATATTAGCAAAACAGGCGCTACCACTATCATCGGTGGTGGTGACTCTGTAGCGGCTGTAGAAAAAGTAGGTTTAGCCGATCAAATGAGCCACATTTCCACTGGCGGCGGCGCTAGCTTGGAGTTACTCGAAGGTAAAATATTACC
- a CDS encoding protein kinase domain-containing protein, whose translation MSYCINPHCPKSVDPANAKNRICRNCGSDILLQGRYQVLKLLGHGGFGKTFEVDDGGTLKVLKVLTENNLKAIELFQQEAKVLSQLDNPGIPRVDSDAYFTVLPKNSSVPLHCLVMEKIEGLDLEQWMEFHNYQPISQSQAFNWLKQLVEILTKLHAHQYFHRDIKPQNIMLRPSGQLVLIDFGAVRQVTTTILAGNSHTRIISQGYSPPEQQNGYSVPQSDFFALGRTFIFLLTGKEPQDKEIYNPLTNELNWRKYALNISPLFADLIDNLMAPSASQRPQNTQFILLQLQNIEKELHNTHKLYQPRIFQSASKVKFPALSTSVATVSVAAIKSLNTSYKQTPKSKIYGQFFISLGVILCSGFAITAINQSSIKTQVSPVENIPITIPSIVSSPVNQIPETINEAKPKPTISPLNLPVSETVEAEQPQSKAVEKEKRQAAFKAEQERQAAIKREFTARAEKEKLEVLIKEKKIQDDLLVQKRRQDALLIQRKRQQEAIEAEKPQIKRTALRTKPQQKNTIKARSNQQLPVKQKKDVVNPNNTAINTKNPWEYKDTIPKASDELEKVIREGNQ comes from the coding sequence ATGTCTTATTGCATCAATCCTCATTGCCCAAAATCTGTTGACCCAGCAAATGCAAAAAACCGCATTTGCCGTAACTGTGGGTCAGATATTCTGCTGCAAGGTCGCTATCAAGTACTGAAACTACTAGGACATGGAGGCTTTGGTAAGACTTTTGAAGTGGATGATGGAGGTACACTTAAAGTCTTAAAAGTCCTAACAGAGAATAATTTAAAAGCTATTGAACTATTTCAGCAAGAAGCAAAAGTTTTAAGCCAGTTGGATAATCCTGGAATTCCCAGGGTAGATTCAGATGCTTATTTTACAGTTTTACCTAAAAATAGCTCTGTCCCGTTGCATTGCTTAGTGATGGAGAAAATTGAGGGCTTAGATTTAGAGCAATGGATGGAATTTCATAACTATCAACCGATTTCTCAATCTCAAGCTTTCAATTGGCTCAAGCAACTTGTAGAAATTCTCACTAAATTACACGCTCATCAATATTTTCACCGTGATATTAAGCCTCAGAATATCATGTTACGACCTAGTGGGCAGCTTGTCTTAATTGATTTTGGAGCGGTTCGACAAGTGACTACAACTATTTTGGCAGGAAATTCTCATACCAGAATCATTTCACAAGGATATTCACCGCCAGAGCAACAAAATGGTTATTCAGTACCACAGTCAGACTTTTTCGCTTTGGGGCGAACTTTTATTTTTCTACTCACAGGTAAAGAACCCCAAGATAAAGAAATTTATAACCCTCTGACTAACGAATTGAACTGGCGAAAATATGCATTAAATATTTCTCCACTTTTTGCAGACTTAATAGACAATTTAATGGCTCCCAGCGCAAGCCAGCGGCCTCAAAATACACAATTTATTTTGCTGCAATTACAAAATATAGAAAAAGAGTTACATAACACTCATAAACTATATCAACCAAGAATATTCCAATCAGCTAGCAAAGTTAAATTTCCTGCGTTATCGACTTCTGTAGCTACTGTATCAGTTGCTGCCATAAAATCATTAAATACTTCTTATAAGCAAACTCCTAAAAGCAAAATATATGGGCAATTTTTCATTAGCTTAGGAGTTATATTATGTTCTGGTTTTGCTATTACAGCAATTAACCAATCCAGTATAAAAACTCAAGTTTCTCCTGTAGAAAATATTCCAATTACTATTCCTAGTATAGTTTCCTCACCAGTTAACCAAATTCCAGAAACTATAAATGAAGCTAAACCTAAACCAACAATAAGTCCTTTAAATTTACCTGTATCTGAAACAGTAGAAGCCGAACAACCTCAAAGCAAAGCAGTAGAAAAAGAAAAACGTCAAGCTGCTTTTAAAGCAGAGCAAGAGAGACAAGCGGCTATTAAAAGAGAATTTACTGCTAGAGCCGAAAAGGAGAAGCTAGAAGTTTTAATTAAGGAGAAAAAAATACAAGATGATTTATTAGTACAAAAAAGGCGACAAGACGCACTTTTAATTCAGCGCAAACGACAACAGGAAGCAATAGAAGCTGAAAAACCTCAGATCAAGCGCACTGCTTTACGAACAAAGCCACAACAAAAAAACACTATAAAAGCCCGAAGTAATCAGCAACTACCAGTTAAACAGAAAAAAGATGTAGTAAATCCAAATAATACTGCAATTAACACTAAAAATCCTTGGGAGTATAAAGATACTATTCCAAAAGCATCAGATGAATTAGAAAAGGTAATAAGAGAAGGAAATCAATG
- a CDS encoding DUF3727 domain-containing protein encodes MFSSQFPDENDRSNAGSITLTDDKGRTLDCYIEHSLSVDGQEYVLLLPVDSPVEIFAWQGENEEEEAVLVEDDYTLEKIFATAQAVLSEQNLMLKNTAYALTVAGELPPVEDSELFTLEIEDDEADLEPEQLQLLASFYDEEQEYAIYTPLDPLLFFARISNTGEPELLSPEEFRKVQPLLEEHLFNEVE; translated from the coding sequence ATGTTTTCCTCACAATTTCCCGACGAAAATGATCGCTCTAATGCTGGTTCCATTACCTTGACTGACGACAAGGGGCGGACTCTGGATTGTTACATTGAACATTCCCTATCAGTTGATGGGCAAGAATATGTATTACTTCTACCTGTGGATTCGCCTGTAGAAATTTTTGCTTGGCAAGGTGAAAACGAGGAAGAAGAAGCCGTTCTAGTAGAAGATGATTACACTCTAGAAAAGATTTTTGCTACTGCTCAAGCCGTGTTGTCAGAGCAAAATCTCATGTTAAAAAATACCGCCTATGCACTCACAGTTGCTGGCGAATTACCTCCTGTAGAAGACTCAGAACTGTTCACATTAGAAATCGAAGATGATGAAGCAGATTTAGAGCCAGAACAATTACAACTCTTGGCTAGCTTCTACGATGAAGAACAGGAATACGCCATTTATACACCACTAGATCCCCTGCTCTTTTTTGCCCGCATTTCCAACACAGGTGAACCTGAACTACTTTCTCCAGAAGAATTCCGCAAGGTACAACCTTTATTAGAAGAACATCTTTTTAATGAAGTCGAATAA
- a CDS encoding GNAT family N-acetyltransferase — MAARIKMTSLLPRNLSVIVRPVQYRDLDGIERLHQESFAALTPKGADSATRQMQWLRRWYGFLKFLSWFPNPLQYLFCSYVAEQGRMLLGMIQVSPFNRTRSTWRVDRVMLDRATDKQVIGSQLLRHCFESLVEARTWILEVNVNDLEALALYRQNGFQRLAEMTYWEIEPELLSELAQAEPDLPNLLPISNADAQLLYQLDTASMPPLVRQVFDRNTRDFKTSLFGALSDAVKQWVTKTEVVSGYVFEPQRKAAIGHFQVQLDRKGITPHVATLTVHPAYTWLYPELLSQLARIVQDFPQQGLRLASSDYQPEREEYLERIGAKRIEHTLIMSRSVWHKLRESKFVSLEGIQWPEVLQGLQPARKPIPGGMSWTQLPTRSPERTVPTKSEPAAFEASCQPEPADAQHEKG, encoded by the coding sequence ATGGCGGCTCGAATTAAAATGACTTCACTACTTCCTCGAAATCTCAGCGTGATCGTCCGACCAGTCCAATACCGGGATTTGGACGGTATCGAACGCCTGCATCAAGAGTCATTCGCAGCTCTCACTCCCAAGGGAGCTGATTCTGCCACACGCCAGATGCAATGGCTGCGACGCTGGTATGGCTTTTTGAAATTTTTAAGTTGGTTCCCCAACCCTTTACAGTATCTATTTTGTTCCTACGTAGCAGAGCAAGGGCGAATGCTGCTGGGAATGATTCAGGTGTCTCCGTTCAACCGTACCCGCAGTACTTGGCGTGTTGATCGGGTGATGCTTGACCGTGCTACAGATAAGCAAGTAATAGGTTCGCAACTGTTACGGCATTGCTTTGAGTCACTGGTCGAAGCACGGACTTGGATACTGGAAGTTAATGTTAATGACCTCGAAGCCTTAGCATTATATCGGCAAAACGGATTTCAACGGTTGGCAGAAATGACCTACTGGGAAATCGAACCGGAATTGTTGAGTGAATTGGCACAAGCAGAGCCAGATTTGCCTAACCTACTGCCTATAAGTAATGCTGATGCTCAGTTGCTTTATCAATTAGATACAGCATCAATGCCGCCTTTGGTGCGTCAGGTGTTCGATCGCAATACCCGTGACTTCAAAACGAGTTTGTTTGGAGCCTTAAGTGATGCTGTCAAACAATGGGTAACGAAAACAGAAGTAGTCAGTGGCTACGTATTTGAACCCCAACGCAAAGCTGCGATCGGACATTTTCAGGTACAACTTGATCGCAAGGGTATTACCCCCCACGTAGCAACCCTGACGGTTCACCCTGCCTATACTTGGCTGTATCCTGAGTTGTTGTCTCAGCTAGCGCGCATTGTCCAAGATTTTCCCCAACAAGGATTGCGACTAGCTTCCTCCGATTATCAACCAGAGCGAGAAGAGTATTTAGAGCGTATTGGAGCTAAACGCATCGAACATACTTTAATTATGTCTCGCTCAGTATGGCACAAATTACGAGAGTCAAAATTTGTCTCCCTCGAAGGCATTCAATGGCCAGAAGTGTTGCAAGGACTACAACCAGCCCGTAAGCCTATCCCTGGTGGGATGTCATGGACACAACTGCCAACGCGATCGCCCGAGAGGACAGTGCCAACTAAATCAGAACCTGCTGCCTTTGAAGCATCTTGCCAGCCTGAACCAGCAGATGCACAGCATGAAAAAGGATGA
- a CDS encoding universal stress protein, producing MFKTVLFPIDQSREAREAADVVTNVVQKYGSRLVLLSVVEEPPTDAPVADPMVSPDVVAKLLENAQTLFSQQGIQAEILERQGKPAFTICDVADEIAADLIIMGCRGLGLTDEGATDSVTTRVINLSPCPVLIVP from the coding sequence ATGTTCAAGACAGTTCTATTTCCTATTGATCAAAGTCGGGAAGCCAGAGAAGCTGCCGATGTGGTTACCAACGTTGTGCAGAAGTATGGTAGTCGTTTGGTACTACTATCTGTAGTGGAAGAACCACCTACAGACGCACCTGTTGCCGATCCAATGGTGTCGCCAGATGTGGTAGCCAAACTTTTAGAAAATGCCCAAACTTTATTTTCTCAACAAGGAATTCAAGCTGAAATTTTAGAACGGCAAGGCAAACCAGCTTTTACTATCTGTGATGTTGCCGATGAAATTGCAGCAGATTTAATCATTATGGGTTGTCGGGGTTTAGGCTTAACTGATGAAGGAGCAACTGATAGCGTCACCACTCGCGTGATTAATCTTTCTCCTTGTCCAGTTTTGATTGTGCCTTAA
- the ruvX gene encoding Holliday junction resolvase RuvX has protein sequence MLPPSVDTQEQPQTLISALGLDFGRKRIGVAGCDGTGLIATGITTIERTSFEQDVEQLRQLVNQRQVQVLVIGLPYSMDGSLGFQARQVQKFAKRLAKALQLPVEYVDERLTSFQAKQLLKAENRSPSRHKALIDRKAAALILQQWLDARRAQSHKSAIAAEY, from the coding sequence ATTCTTCCACCTTCAGTTGATACTCAGGAGCAACCACAAACATTGATTTCAGCCTTAGGATTAGATTTCGGTCGTAAACGTATTGGTGTCGCTGGTTGTGATGGCACAGGCTTAATCGCAACTGGAATCACCACAATTGAGCGCACATCTTTTGAACAAGATGTGGAACAACTACGACAACTAGTAAATCAACGTCAAGTACAAGTACTAGTTATCGGCTTACCCTACTCAATGGATGGTTCCTTAGGCTTTCAGGCACGTCAAGTGCAAAAATTCGCCAAAAGGCTCGCTAAAGCCCTACAACTGCCTGTGGAATACGTGGATGAGCGATTGACTTCATTCCAAGCAAAACAACTGCTCAAGGCGGAAAACCGCTCGCCATCACGCCACAAAGCTCTGATTGATCGCAAAGCTGCTGCTTTAATTTTGCAGCAATGGCTAGATGCTCGCCGCGCTCAATCTCATAAATCGGCAATAGCGGCTGAGTATTGA